The following proteins are encoded in a genomic region of Alphaproteobacteria bacterium:
- a CDS encoding N-acetyltransferase: MSAAPEGALPILVRDAGDADQEAIAAIYRHHVAAGRASFEEVAPTAAELAWRRRDITGRGLPYLVAEWDTVVHGFAYAAPYRTRSAYRFTVEDSIYVDPAAARRGIGQALLSRLIVLCTALGYRQMVAVIGDSANAGSIALHRGMGFAMVGTLPAVGFKLDQWVDSVIMQRALGAGGAGTPAEPPGAA; the protein is encoded by the coding sequence ATGAGCGCGGCCCCGGAAGGCGCGCTGCCGATCCTCGTCCGCGACGCCGGCGACGCCGACCAGGAGGCGATCGCCGCCATCTACCGCCACCATGTCGCCGCCGGCCGGGCGTCGTTCGAGGAGGTCGCGCCGACGGCGGCGGAACTGGCCTGGCGGCGGCGCGACATCACCGGCCGCGGCCTGCCCTATCTGGTCGCCGAGTGGGACACTGTGGTCCACGGATTCGCCTACGCGGCGCCCTACCGCACGCGCTCGGCTTACCGCTTTACCGTCGAGGATTCGATCTATGTCGACCCGGCGGCCGCCCGCCGCGGCATCGGCCAGGCGCTGCTGAGCCGGCTCATCGTGCTGTGCACCGCGCTCGGCTACCGGCAGATGGTGGCGGTCATCGGCGATTCCGCCAATGCCGGCTCGATCGCCCTGCATCGCGGGATGGGCTTCGCGATGGTCGGCACCCTGCCGGCGGTCGGCTTCAAGCTCGACCAGTGGGTCGACAGCGTCATCATGCAGCGGGCGCTCGGCGCCGGCGGCGCCGGCACCCCCGCCGAACCGCCGGGTGCGGCGTGA
- a CDS encoding N-formylglutamate amidohydrolase, whose product MSLAAETPAGEAAAPPIEILAPARQTAPVVFASPHSGAAYPDAFVAAARLTPPLLRRSEDSFVDEIFAAAPGAGAPLLRALFPRAFVDPNREPYELDPAMFTEPLPAWVNSRSPRVRGGLGTIARVVTNGAEIYRAKLSFAEAERRIAAYYRPYHDALGGLVAATRERFGRCLLIDCHSMPSVGGPMDADPGRSRVDFVLGDRYGTSCAGAVTDRVEGVLTELGYRVERNVPYAGGFTTAHYGKPRTGVHTLQIEVNRRLYMDEEQIVRLPRMAVLRRNVDRVVAALTAIAAAELTP is encoded by the coding sequence ATGTCGCTTGCCGCCGAAACACCTGCCGGCGAGGCCGCCGCCCCGCCGATCGAGATTCTTGCGCCCGCCCGCCAGACGGCGCCGGTGGTGTTCGCCTCGCCGCACAGCGGCGCCGCCTATCCCGACGCCTTCGTCGCCGCCGCCCGCCTGACCCCGCCGCTGCTGCGGCGCTCCGAGGACAGCTTCGTCGACGAGATCTTCGCCGCCGCGCCGGGCGCCGGGGCGCCGCTGTTGCGGGCCTTGTTCCCGCGCGCCTTCGTCGACCCCAACCGCGAGCCCTACGAGCTCGACCCGGCGATGTTCACCGAACCGCTGCCGGCGTGGGTCAATTCGCGCTCGCCGCGGGTCCGCGGCGGACTCGGCACGATCGCCCGGGTGGTCACCAACGGCGCCGAGATCTATCGCGCCAAACTCAGCTTCGCCGAGGCCGAGCGCCGCATCGCGGCCTATTACCGGCCCTACCACGACGCCCTCGGCGGGCTCGTCGCGGCGACCCGCGAACGGTTCGGCCGCTGCCTGTTGATCGACTGCCATTCGATGCCCTCGGTGGGCGGCCCGATGGACGCCGACCCGGGTCGCAGCCGGGTCGATTTCGTGCTCGGCGACCGCTACGGCACCTCGTGCGCCGGCGCCGTCACCGACCGCGTCGAAGGCGTGCTGACCGAGCTCGGCTACCGGGTCGAGCGCAACGTGCCCTATGCCGGCGGCTTCACCACCGCCCATTACGGCAAGCCCAGGACCGGCGTTCATACGCTGCAGATCGAGGTCAACCGCCGCCTCTACATGGACGAAGAACAGATCGTGCGCCTGCCCCGCATGGCCGTGCTGAGGCGCAACGTCGACCGCGTGGTCGCCGCGCTGACCGCCATCGCGGCGGCCGAGCTGACGCCATGA
- a CDS encoding IS1380 family transposase translates to MSGFQGGVTGESISAPMKIGFDRRLKLQFHGAKLSSDGGLIVFRELDDALGLTEMAAWELSDNRTGKNSRHNLLAMFRQSVFGRLAGYEDVNDAGRLARDPVMRLITGQQDFDRPAASESQMGRFETGTLIRNKNLTALAELSGKWIDRVQRLRKDPNLILDIDSSESPVHGEQECSAYNGHFGCSCYHPLFVFNQHGDLEGCSLRPGNVHSADNWQAVLDPVVKRYRWSGLWRKYLRGDAAFAIPELFDYLEANDFGYAIRLSANKVLEKRIGHLLKRRRGRPSVQVERYYANFTYRAKSWSKPRRVVAKIEWHSGELFPRVGFVVTTLTVSDERVFEFYNQRGTAEQWIRQGKYALKWTRLSCRSFKANEVRLQLHALAYNLANFLRTLVLPTTIADWSLTSLRDRMIKIGAKAVRHARSVILQLAEVTVPRDLWAQMLTTISGLKARAQAP, encoded by the coding sequence ATGTCGGGATTTCAGGGTGGTGTTACGGGTGAATCGATTTCAGCACCTATGAAGATCGGATTTGACCGGCGTTTGAAGCTTCAGTTCCATGGTGCGAAGTTGAGTTCAGACGGCGGGTTGATTGTATTTCGTGAGCTGGACGATGCTCTGGGCCTGACCGAGATGGCAGCGTGGGAGTTGAGCGATAACCGCACCGGCAAGAACTCTCGCCACAATCTGCTCGCTATGTTCCGCCAATCGGTCTTTGGCCGGCTCGCCGGATATGAAGATGTCAATGATGCCGGGCGGCTGGCCCGTGATCCAGTGATGCGGCTGATCACCGGGCAGCAAGACTTTGATCGCCCTGCAGCTTCAGAAAGCCAGATGGGGCGGTTCGAGACAGGCACGCTCATCAGAAACAAAAATCTGACCGCATTGGCCGAGTTGAGTGGTAAGTGGATTGACCGGGTGCAACGTCTGCGCAAAGACCCCAATCTGATCCTTGATATTGATAGTTCCGAAAGCCCGGTGCACGGCGAGCAGGAATGCTCAGCTTATAACGGCCACTTCGGCTGCAGCTGTTATCATCCGCTCTTCGTCTTCAATCAACACGGTGATCTGGAAGGCTGTTCACTGCGCCCCGGCAATGTTCACAGCGCGGATAACTGGCAAGCCGTGCTTGATCCGGTTGTCAAACGCTATCGCTGGTCGGGCCTGTGGCGCAAATATCTACGAGGTGATGCCGCCTTCGCCATTCCTGAGTTGTTCGACTATCTGGAAGCCAATGATTTTGGCTATGCCATCAGGCTTAGCGCCAACAAGGTTCTGGAGAAAAGGATAGGACACCTTCTCAAGCGCAGACGGGGACGGCCATCGGTCCAAGTGGAACGGTATTATGCCAACTTCACCTATCGGGCAAAGAGCTGGAGCAAGCCGCGCCGGGTAGTCGCCAAGATCGAATGGCATTCCGGCGAGCTGTTTCCTCGTGTGGGTTTTGTGGTCACGACCCTGACTGTTTCCGATGAACGGGTGTTTGAGTTTTACAACCAGCGTGGAACAGCCGAGCAGTGGATCAGGCAAGGCAAATACGCCCTCAAATGGACGCGGCTGTCTTGCCGTAGTTTCAAAGCCAACGAAGTCCGGCTTCAGCTTCACGCGCTGGCCTACAACCTGGCCAACTTCCTGCGCACATTGGTCTTGCCAACAACCATTGCCGACTGGTCACTGACCAGCCTTCGGGATCGCATGATCAAGATCGGTGCAAAGGCTGTCCGGCACGCCCGCTCCGTCATCCTTCAACTGGCCGAAGTTACCGTACCCCGTGATCTATGGGCACAGATGCTGACGACAATTTCTGGCCTCAAGGCAAGGGCACAAGCGCCGTGA
- the rnhA gene encoding ribonuclease HI: MAADGNPRAEVFIDGACIGNPGPGGWGVLALIDGEEREWSGGHPQTTNQRMELMGAIKALELLPVDWPLLILTDSQYVKNGITDWIKNWRRNKWRNAQGKPVANQDLWKRLEGLAKDRVIEWQWIRGHAGNPGNERADRLAESAARIAGGQMRRAG, encoded by the coding sequence ATGGCAGCTGACGGCAATCCTCGTGCCGAAGTGTTTATCGATGGCGCGTGCATAGGAAACCCCGGCCCAGGTGGCTGGGGGGTCTTAGCGCTCATCGACGGCGAAGAGCGAGAATGGAGCGGAGGTCACCCTCAGACAACTAATCAACGGATGGAGTTGATGGGAGCAATAAAAGCTCTCGAACTCCTACCTGTCGATTGGCCGCTTCTCATCTTGACCGACAGTCAGTACGTCAAGAATGGCATCACTGATTGGATAAAGAACTGGAGACGAAATAAGTGGCGAAATGCTCAAGGGAAGCCTGTTGCAAACCAGGATCTGTGGAAGCGTTTAGAAGGTCTGGCAAAAGATAGGGTTATCGAATGGCAGTGGATACGTGGCCATGCTGGTAATCCGGGAAACGAGCGCGCAGATAGACTAGCAGAGTCCGCTGCCAGAATCGCGGGAGGTCAAATGCGAAGAGCTGGATAA
- a CDS encoding AAA family ATPase: MINFPILDQLKVSGYGMYPGCQAKEGLSIEFQPGLTLILGANGLGKTTLVTIIYRLLTGPYDIPALATGTTLGNARLQAIGISRSRQKVFADRVTDGASDAFARLKFFIDGVAVVIERRLNNLELTKFVIDDEEQELDEAKFYQTLIADMAGVWSFGDWILILRNMVFYFEDRRALVWDTSAQKQLMRCLFLPPSVAKKWTEDERAILELDSKMRNLRATVFSEEKDLARVNEKVRKSKNVRQELRTLEDLQSSDLSRREDLDQGFLEIDNRLKKSQLRLLRAQQERESRYREFERAKLKAVESRFPQKSESAKYIFDQLFADAECLVCGSYAPKASALLEKKISGNNCVVCGTDLSEAIDAVPTTKLADRRVKKAEKSLEEIEPELEEALNELRESESEAKQLRLELAELDAEVTQRSVRIDALIDRLPPEEQEIHKQRSELASMRSKVSTMTNEITERRNEFSAFIEKQNRKMVSHSGDIRAAFAKFAEGFLLETVELVWSPQFARVGQTGEPIEFPAFELDMSGTDFPTPVRRSGPEQVSESQREFIDLAFRMALMEIASGSGKSSLVIDAPESSLDAVFVSGAAIVLSRFADIEIGNRLAIASNLVEGELVPELLKLSAPAGERMSRVVDLLQIAEPTAAIRERRSDYDKVLKNLYKKIEPPKRRSRKTSKNPPRARRRKW; encoded by the coding sequence ATGATTAACTTTCCCATCCTCGATCAGCTGAAGGTATCTGGTTACGGTATGTACCCAGGTTGCCAAGCCAAAGAAGGCCTTTCTATCGAATTTCAGCCCGGATTGACGCTGATACTTGGTGCAAACGGCTTGGGAAAGACCACTCTGGTTACCATCATCTACCGACTGTTGACTGGACCTTATGACATTCCAGCCCTCGCCACGGGTACGACCTTGGGTAACGCTCGCCTTCAGGCAATAGGAATTAGTAGGTCACGCCAAAAAGTATTCGCCGATCGAGTAACGGATGGGGCCTCGGATGCGTTTGCACGACTTAAGTTTTTTATCGATGGAGTGGCGGTTGTCATCGAGCGTCGGCTAAATAATCTCGAGCTCACCAAATTCGTGATCGATGACGAAGAACAGGAACTTGATGAGGCTAAATTTTATCAGACACTCATCGCTGACATGGCGGGTGTTTGGTCATTCGGTGACTGGATCCTGATCCTTCGCAACATGGTTTTCTATTTTGAGGATCGCCGTGCACTTGTTTGGGATACATCGGCCCAAAAGCAGCTGATGCGTTGCCTCTTTTTACCGCCATCGGTCGCAAAAAAATGGACCGAAGATGAACGTGCAATACTCGAGCTCGACAGCAAGATGCGAAACCTCCGTGCTACGGTTTTTAGCGAGGAGAAAGACCTTGCAAGGGTCAATGAAAAGGTTCGCAAAAGCAAAAATGTGCGACAGGAGTTGCGGACTCTAGAGGATCTTCAATCGAGCGATTTATCGCGGCGGGAAGACCTAGATCAGGGGTTCTTAGAAATCGACAATCGGCTCAAGAAAAGTCAGCTGCGACTTCTTAGGGCCCAGCAAGAACGAGAGAGTCGCTACCGCGAGTTTGAACGCGCAAAGCTGAAGGCTGTGGAAAGCCGATTCCCACAAAAATCTGAAAGTGCGAAGTACATTTTCGACCAACTCTTCGCTGACGCGGAATGCCTTGTGTGTGGCAGTTATGCCCCAAAGGCGTCTGCGCTCCTCGAAAAAAAAATTTCTGGGAACAATTGTGTTGTTTGTGGCACCGACCTCTCCGAAGCAATAGACGCAGTGCCTACGACTAAATTGGCCGACCGACGAGTGAAAAAAGCTGAGAAAAGCCTGGAGGAAATTGAGCCCGAATTAGAAGAGGCATTGAATGAGCTGAGAGAATCAGAGTCGGAAGCAAAACAGCTAAGGTTAGAGCTTGCCGAACTTGATGCGGAGGTGACCCAAAGATCAGTCCGCATCGATGCGTTAATCGATCGACTCCCGCCAGAAGAGCAAGAGATTCACAAGCAGCGATCGGAGCTTGCTTCTATGCGAAGCAAAGTCTCTACGATGACCAATGAAATCACTGAAAGACGCAATGAATTTAGTGCCTTCATTGAGAAACAGAACCGCAAAATGGTCTCCCATTCTGGCGATATCAGGGCTGCGTTTGCAAAATTCGCTGAAGGGTTCCTTTTAGAAACTGTAGAACTTGTATGGTCTCCTCAGTTCGCCCGCGTCGGGCAGACTGGCGAGCCCATAGAGTTTCCTGCTTTTGAACTAGATATGAGCGGCACCGATTTTCCGACTCCGGTTCGCAGAAGTGGGCCTGAACAGGTGTCGGAAAGCCAGCGTGAATTTATCGATCTCGCTTTCAGGATGGCCTTGATGGAGATTGCATCCGGTAGCGGCAAGAGCAGTCTTGTTATTGATGCGCCAGAGTCTTCTCTCGATGCTGTTTTTGTGTCTGGGGCAGCAATAGTCCTCTCAAGGTTCGCCGATATAGAAATTGGAAACCGGCTAGCCATAGCATCTAATCTTGTCGAGGGAGAACTGGTCCCAGAGCTTCTGAAACTTTCTGCACCTGCCGGAGAGCGGATGTCACGAGTTGTCGATCTATTGCAGATTGCTGAGCCGACGGCAGCGATCCGAGAGCGACGATCAGACTACGATAAGGTCCTAAAAAATCTATACAAGAAAATCGAGCCCCCAAAGAGGCGTTCACGTAAAACCAGCAAAAATCCACCAAGAGCAAGGCGGAGAAAATGGTGA
- a CDS encoding site-specific DNA-methyltransferase, protein MDVSFEDWTGGRSISSYGTNAGAEELPFQTWRKFKEAYTPELIAQALSESKNSVRRCFDPFGGSGTTALACQFLGVHPTTCEVNPYLADLIEAKLSQYNTNDLASDVGRIASLVKDRNCDKITNLDYLPATFIEPGLKGRWIFDKAIACRIAAFIHAIDSLENPRHQRLFRVQLGGVLIDVSNIVISGKGRRYRRGWQERHLQPEKLDDSFFDSANRAIREIHEFAKRPELSFKLIRGDSRRVRSRQKGWDLAVFSPPYPNSFDYTDVYNVELWTLGYIKDFEANRALRKATLSSHVQVSRKFAAAPIGSPLLDETLAELNSVRQSLWDLRIPDMVGAYFSDLIGILKRIQPKLSDSASAWLVVGDSQYADVQIATAKIIGQLSPGAGWHVRSIEPFRSMRLSPQQGGRPELAESLIILDK, encoded by the coding sequence ATGGACGTCTCATTCGAAGACTGGACAGGCGGACGGTCAATTAGTTCCTACGGCACAAATGCGGGTGCCGAAGAACTTCCGTTTCAAACATGGCGAAAATTCAAAGAAGCGTATACGCCTGAACTCATTGCCCAAGCGCTTAGTGAGAGCAAAAATTCCGTTCGACGTTGCTTCGATCCTTTCGGCGGTTCAGGAACGACTGCCCTTGCGTGTCAGTTTCTAGGCGTCCATCCGACAACATGCGAAGTCAATCCTTACCTCGCCGACCTTATTGAGGCCAAGCTCTCCCAATACAACACCAATGATCTTGCCAGTGACGTTGGACGAATCGCTAGCCTCGTCAAGGATAGAAATTGCGACAAAATAACTAATCTCGACTATTTGCCTGCGACATTCATTGAACCTGGTTTAAAAGGCCGATGGATATTTGACAAGGCGATCGCATGCAGGATTGCAGCATTCATTCATGCAATTGATTCACTAGAGAACCCCCGCCACCAAAGATTATTTAGAGTCCAACTCGGCGGCGTGCTCATCGATGTCAGTAACATTGTAATTAGCGGCAAAGGACGGAGGTATAGGAGAGGTTGGCAAGAACGGCATTTGCAGCCAGAGAAACTTGATGACTCCTTCTTTGACTCCGCAAATAGAGCAATCCGAGAAATTCATGAGTTCGCCAAGCGACCCGAACTGAGCTTTAAACTTATTCGTGGCGATAGTCGCCGGGTCCGTTCTCGGCAGAAAGGCTGGGACTTGGCTGTTTTCTCCCCGCCTTATCCGAATTCATTCGACTATACAGACGTTTATAATGTTGAGCTTTGGACGCTAGGATACATAAAAGACTTTGAGGCAAATAGAGCCCTGCGTAAGGCGACTTTGAGCTCACACGTTCAGGTATCACGCAAATTCGCAGCTGCCCCTATTGGCTCCCCTCTTCTTGATGAAACCTTGGCGGAACTAAACAGCGTTAGACAATCGTTATGGGACCTCCGAATTCCGGACATGGTTGGCGCGTATTTTTCTGATCTCATAGGGATCCTCAAACGCATTCAACCGAAGCTATCGGACAGCGCAAGTGCTTGGCTTGTTGTCGGTGACAGTCAATATGCCGACGTACAAATTGCAACAGCCAAGATCATCGGCCAGCTATCGCCTGGCGCAGGATGGCATGTCAGAAGCATCGAACCTTTCAGGTCAATGCGCCTCTCCCCTCAGCAAGGGGGACGTCCAGAACTTGCGGAATCGCTGATTATACTTGATAAATAA
- a CDS encoding site-specific integrase gives MATIRQLKSGRFNVQIRRKNLKPLTRSFNTHNEAEAWAFKIEQKIDNGHIPGPPLQCDQSRKDTATRQTSYSFAYLGRRYCHTALKGRPTCFSTITRIEQIADHLPADMREITKLKVNQYRLMRLEQVAPVTCRDELQLIHRIYRWAHREMILDSGEHPSPCSEISMPATSKPRNRVIEREELDLLISELSPVMGAIVELAYETAMRRGEIVRLTSKHLHLEQRILSVVDGKTGDRSVPLTRRSVELLTEALERCHTPESRLFPVTPHAVSTAFRRARKRVGLDDDVRLHQLRHTRITQLAKKGFNQAQIMMVSGHRDVRSVQRYTHLNVRDVIDLLD, from the coding sequence ATGGCGACTATCCGACAGCTGAAATCCGGGCGTTTCAACGTCCAGATAAGACGCAAGAACCTGAAACCCCTTACCCGATCATTTAACACCCACAACGAAGCAGAAGCCTGGGCATTCAAAATTGAGCAGAAAATCGATAACGGCCATATTCCAGGACCGCCCCTGCAATGCGATCAGAGCCGCAAAGATACTGCGACACGGCAGACCAGCTACTCCTTTGCCTATCTTGGCAGACGGTACTGCCACACTGCCTTGAAGGGTCGACCCACTTGCTTCAGTACCATAACCAGGATCGAACAGATTGCCGATCATCTGCCAGCTGACATGAGAGAAATCACCAAGCTCAAGGTAAACCAATACCGTTTGATGCGTCTCGAGCAGGTCGCCCCAGTCACATGTCGGGATGAGTTACAGCTGATTCACCGCATCTACCGGTGGGCTCACCGAGAAATGATCTTGGACAGCGGGGAACACCCTTCTCCCTGCTCTGAGATTTCCATGCCCGCAACTAGCAAGCCCCGCAACAGAGTAATTGAACGGGAAGAGCTAGACCTTCTCATATCAGAACTTTCTCCGGTCATGGGTGCGATTGTCGAACTGGCCTACGAGACAGCCATGCGGCGAGGGGAGATCGTCAGATTGACGTCCAAGCATCTGCACCTTGAACAACGCATATTATCGGTTGTGGATGGCAAGACCGGGGACCGATCCGTACCCCTCACCAGGAGGTCCGTAGAGCTCCTTACAGAGGCGTTAGAACGCTGCCATACTCCAGAGTCCAGATTGTTCCCAGTGACTCCCCATGCGGTCTCTACGGCCTTCAGGAGGGCCAGGAAGCGGGTTGGATTGGATGATGATGTGAGGCTGCACCAACTTCGACACACTAGGATTACTCAGTTAGCCAAAAAGGGTTTCAATCAGGCTCAGATCATGATGGTGAGCGGGCATCGGGATGTTAGGAGTGTTCAGCGATACACACACCTGAATGTACGGGATGTCATCGATCTCCTAGATTGA